The following proteins are encoded in a genomic region of bacterium:
- the rsxA gene encoding electron transport complex subunit RsxA, with amino-acid sequence MSYGVQLILLFIGAVLVNNFVLMRYLGLCPYLGVSKQTDSAFGMGMAVIFVLFLSAVVTWLVYYFILVPLDLAWMRTIFFILVIAGLVQTVEIILQKSVPNLYRALGIYLPLITTNCAVLGVTVLNIDSGFDFFQSVVHAVGAGVGFTLALLLMAGLRERMEVGNVPKLLRGLPIAFLTAGLMSIAFLGFSGLIPE; translated from the coding sequence ATGAGTTACGGCGTCCAGCTCATCCTGCTGTTCATCGGCGCGGTACTGGTCAACAACTTCGTGCTGATGCGCTACCTGGGCCTCTGCCCATACCTCGGAGTCTCCAAGCAGACCGACTCCGCCTTCGGCATGGGCATGGCGGTCATCTTCGTCCTGTTCCTCTCCGCGGTGGTCACCTGGCTCGTCTACTACTTCATACTCGTCCCCCTCGACCTGGCCTGGATGCGGACCATCTTCTTCATCCTGGTCATCGCCGGCCTGGTGCAGACGGTGGAGATCATCCTGCAGAAGTCCGTGCCCAACCTGTACCGGGCGCTGGGCATCTACCTGCCCCTGATCACCACCAACTGCGCCGTCCTGGGCGTCACCGTCCTCAACATAGACTCGGGCTTCGATTTCTTCCAGTCCGTCGTGCACGCCGTCGGGGCCGGGGTGGGCTTCACCCTGGCGCTCCTTCTGATGGCGGGGCTGCGCGAGCGGATGGAGGTGGGCAACGTGCCGAAACTTCTGCGGGGGCTGCCCATCGCCTTCCTCACCGCCGGGCTCATGTCCATCGCTTTCCTGGGCTTCTCCGGGCTCATCCCCGAATAA
- a CDS encoding electron transport complex subunit E, translating into MSTLKEFTKGFFRENPVFVIALGLCPTLATSSLVEKGLGMGMAATFVLVCSNVIISLIRKLVPPRIRIPIFIVVIAAFVVIVELVMKAYLPPLSEALGIFIPLIVVNCIILGRAEAFAQKNNVSRSFMDGLGMGLGFTFALLIIATIREILGFGTFLGLSVFGTDFEPATIMILSPGGFITIGLMMGFFAWRRRRKKMKGVPGPDELLAEREKLTEATREAA; encoded by the coding sequence TTGTCCACTTTAAAGGAGTTCACCAAGGGGTTCTTCCGGGAGAATCCGGTCTTCGTTATAGCCCTGGGCCTGTGCCCGACGCTGGCCACCTCCAGCCTGGTGGAGAAGGGGCTGGGGATGGGCATGGCGGCGACCTTCGTCCTGGTCTGCTCCAACGTCATCATCTCCCTCATCCGCAAGCTCGTCCCCCCGAGGATCCGCATCCCCATCTTCATCGTGGTCATCGCCGCCTTCGTGGTCATCGTGGAGCTGGTGATGAAGGCGTACCTGCCGCCGCTGTCCGAGGCGCTGGGCATCTTCATCCCCCTGATCGTGGTCAACTGCATCATCCTGGGCCGGGCCGAGGCCTTCGCCCAGAAGAACAACGTGAGCCGGTCGTTCATGGACGGCCTGGGGATGGGCCTCGGCTTCACCTTCGCGCTCTTAATCATCGCCACCATCCGCGAGATCCTGGGCTTCGGGACCTTCCTGGGCCTTTCCGTCTTCGGCACCGACTTCGAGCCGGCCACGATAATGATTCTCTCACCGGGCGGCTTCATCACCATCGGCCTCATGATGGGCTTCTTCGCCTGGCGGCGCCGGCGTAAAAAAATGAAGGGCGTCCCGGGCCCCGACGAACTCCTCGCCGAGCGGGAAAAGCTCACCGAGGCCACTAGGGAGGCGGCATGA
- a CDS encoding FMN-binding protein, with protein sequence MTKDTITAQEQAKVLDAVALVLPEGADPALTETVNKTENGLEVPDYFVARDASGKVLGYAIVCYGKGFSSTLEIMAGFTPEGVITGTNVLKQGETPGLGERVNEIRAEGTLWTAIGGLFSGNAGPAGPPPAPWFQAQYLGLHADELELVKGAAADPERDQVSAITGATITSRAFTDGVRDGVTAFLTRTDIPR encoded by the coding sequence ATGACCAAGGACACCATCACGGCCCAGGAGCAGGCCAAGGTCCTGGACGCCGTGGCGCTGGTCCTCCCCGAGGGCGCCGACCCCGCCCTCACCGAAACCGTCAACAAGACCGAGAACGGCCTCGAGGTCCCGGACTACTTCGTCGCCCGCGACGCCTCCGGCAAGGTTCTCGGCTACGCCATCGTCTGCTACGGCAAGGGCTTCTCCTCGACCCTGGAAATCATGGCCGGCTTCACGCCCGAAGGAGTCATCACCGGCACCAACGTCCTCAAGCAGGGCGAGACGCCGGGGCTGGGGGAGCGGGTCAACGAGATTCGCGCCGAAGGGACGCTGTGGACCGCCATCGGCGGGCTCTTTTCCGGCAACGCGGGCCCCGCGGGTCCGCCGCCGGCCCCCTGGTTCCAGGCCCAGTACCTGGGCCTCCACGCCGACGAGTTGGAGCTGGTGAAGGGCGCCGCCGCCGATCCCGAGCGCGACCAGGTCTCGGCCATCACCGGGGCCACCATCACCAGCCGCGCCTTCACCGACGGCGTGCGCGACGGCGTGACCGCCTTCCTGACCCGCACCGACATCCCCCGCTAG
- a CDS encoding RnfABCDGE type electron transport complex subunit D: MPKDDELQAGETPEGGEGKPAGDEPESSDKAKPTPKAKAKAKPTPVPKKDKEPGKSYRLTVSSAPHLKSPEDTAKIMRWVLIALLPALAGAVWLQGWRSLMLVAVAAVSAAVFEAAIQLATKKPVTVRDCSAVVTGVLLAFNLPYYVPWWLPVVGSFAAIAIAKQAFGGLGYNLFNPALIGRAVLLAAWPVHMTTDWYSHVEGAQALPHLANISGTTVDAVSTATPLAVMKDAAATFANPAATPEALAQAKAVVAQLTGAGGLGKLALGNVGGCIGETSAVLLLIGALILVIKGIADWRIPVGYLASVAVFMTIFGWVDETWTGLFHLLAGGLMLGALFMATDMVSWAWSTR; encoded by the coding sequence GGCGGCGAGGGTAAGCCCGCCGGGGACGAGCCCGAATCTTCGGACAAGGCCAAGCCTACGCCCAAGGCCAAAGCCAAGGCCAAGCCTACACCCGTCCCCAAAAAGGACAAGGAGCCGGGGAAGAGCTACCGGCTCACCGTCTCCAGCGCCCCGCACCTGAAAAGCCCCGAGGACACGGCGAAAATCATGCGCTGGGTCCTCATCGCCCTCCTGCCCGCCCTGGCGGGGGCGGTGTGGCTCCAGGGCTGGCGCTCGCTGATGCTGGTCGCCGTCGCCGCGGTGAGCGCCGCCGTCTTCGAGGCCGCCATTCAGCTCGCCACCAAGAAGCCGGTGACCGTCCGGGACTGCTCGGCGGTGGTGACCGGGGTCCTTCTCGCCTTCAACCTCCCCTACTACGTGCCGTGGTGGTTGCCGGTGGTGGGCAGCTTCGCGGCCATCGCCATCGCCAAGCAGGCCTTCGGCGGGCTGGGGTACAATCTCTTCAACCCGGCGCTCATCGGGCGGGCGGTGCTCCTGGCGGCCTGGCCGGTGCACATGACCACGGACTGGTACTCCCACGTCGAGGGCGCCCAGGCGCTTCCGCACCTCGCCAACATCTCCGGCACCACGGTGGACGCCGTCTCCACGGCGACGCCCCTGGCGGTGATGAAGGACGCCGCGGCCACCTTCGCCAATCCCGCCGCCACCCCCGAGGCGCTCGCCCAAGCCAAGGCCGTCGTGGCCCAGCTCACCGGAGCCGGGGGGCTGGGCAAGCTCGCCCTGGGCAACGTCGGCGGCTGCATCGGCGAGACCAGCGCCGTCCTCCTCTTGATCGGAGCCCTCATCCTCGTCATCAAGGGCATCGCGGACTGGCGCATCCCTGTCGGCTATCTGGCCTCTGTGGCCGTCTTTATGACTATCTTCGGCTGGGTGGACGAGACTTGGACGGGGCTCTTCCACCTCCTCGCGGGCGGCTTGATGCTGGGGGCGCTCTTCATGGCCACCGACATGGTCAGCTGGGCCTGGTCTACTCGATGA